A stretch of Aerococcus urinaehominis DNA encodes these proteins:
- a CDS encoding FtsW/RodA/SpoVE family cell cycle protein, translating into MPAMRSSHSRLQRSTRRLTGQASRLDLVLVLVVLALACISITAVYATTYHQFDGATILPTMMHTIWYVVGIMLALVVVQLDRQTLYQVTPALYWFGILLLILVLLFYDRDLALSTGARSWFKVGPVTFQPSEFMKLAYILQMGRLVDQYSRRYSADIVVNMNRRQRIRVDSRFLMRMLTWSLLPFSLVLLQNDFGTMLVFLVIFVGTVFVSGITWAIILPAFIGLVAVFAFLLFMVIYNRDLLLNLGFKNYQFARIDSWLEPFGSTANESYQLAQSIKAIGSGGFFGKGFGEFEVYVPVRESDMIFATIGENFGFLGSVVTILLLFLLIYQMVSIAFKTHDAFYIGSVSGIVSMLTFHVIENIGMSIGLLPLTGIPLPFISMGGSALVMNLLCVGFVLSIKYQAKTPETELLQNPIVRLGRKIGGAFENVKFLRS; encoded by the coding sequence ATGCCAGCTATGCGTAGTAGCCACAGCCGGCTGCAACGGTCCACCCGGCGTTTGACCGGCCAGGCCAGTCGCTTGGACCTGGTTTTAGTGCTAGTGGTTTTAGCCCTGGCCTGTATTTCTATTACGGCCGTCTATGCCACCACCTACCACCAATTTGATGGCGCCACCATTTTGCCTACCATGATGCACACCATCTGGTATGTGGTGGGGATTATGCTGGCCCTGGTTGTGGTCCAGCTTGACCGCCAGACCCTCTACCAGGTTACCCCAGCCCTCTACTGGTTTGGTATTCTTCTATTAATTTTAGTCCTCCTGTTCTATGACCGCGATTTGGCCCTATCAACCGGGGCTCGGTCCTGGTTCAAGGTTGGTCCTGTGACTTTTCAACCCTCAGAATTTATGAAGCTGGCCTATATCCTACAAATGGGCCGCTTGGTTGACCAGTACAGTCGCCGCTATTCAGCGGATATTGTCGTCAATATGAACCGCCGCCAGCGGATTCGGGTCGATAGCCGCTTCCTGATGCGGATGCTGACCTGGTCCTTGCTACCATTCAGCTTGGTCCTCTTACAAAATGACTTTGGGACCATGCTGGTCTTTCTGGTGATTTTTGTTGGGACTGTCTTTGTATCTGGCATTACCTGGGCCATTATCCTGCCAGCCTTTATCGGTCTGGTTGCGGTTTTTGCATTCCTGCTCTTTATGGTGATCTATAACCGCGATTTATTGCTTAACCTCGGCTTTAAAAATTACCAGTTTGCCCGGATCGATTCCTGGTTAGAGCCCTTTGGTAGCACGGCTAATGAGTCCTACCAGCTGGCCCAGTCGATTAAAGCCATTGGGTCAGGGGGCTTCTTTGGTAAAGGTTTTGGTGAATTTGAGGTTTACGTGCCGGTGCGGGAGTCCGATATGATTTTCGCTACTATCGGAGAAAATTTTGGCTTCCTGGGATCAGTGGTGACCATTCTCTTACTATTTTTATTGATTTACCAGATGGTCAGCATTGCCTTTAAGACCCATGATGCCTTCTATATTGGCAGTGTGAGTGGGATTGTGTCCATGCTGACCTTCCACGTGATTGAAAATATCGGCATGTCAATCGGCCTTCTGCCTCTGACCGGGATTCCGCTGCCCTTTATCTCCATGGGGGGATCGGCTCTGGTGATGAACTTGCTGTGTGTGGGCTTTGTCCTGTCGATAAAATATCAAGCCAAGACCCCAGAAACGGAATTGTTGCAGAATCCGATTGTCCGCTTGGGGCGTAAAATTGGAGGTGCCTTTGAAAATGTTAAGTTTTTACGGTCTTAA
- the treC gene encoding alpha,alpha-phosphotrehalase yields the protein MTKALGQYVIYQVYPKSFKDSDGDGHGDLRGVIEKLDYLAQLGIDMIWLNPFYPSPQKDNGYDISDYTAIDPRYGTMTDFEDLVDQAGQRGIGLMLDMPLNHSSIDHDWFQAALSGDEYYQDYYYIRPAKADGSLPTNWASKFGGPAWAPFAGEEGEYYLHLYDRTQADLNWHNPAVRHDLYDILRFWLAKGVKGFRFDVMNVIGKDEVLVDSTGGPGSSQEKRLYTDTENAHRWVHEMNRASFGQNPDIITVGEMSSTTIADGIRYTQPDQEKLDMIFSFHHLKVDYQDGDKWTTMPFDFMALKQILNDWQRGMAAGQGWNALFFNNHDQPRANSRFGDPDNYPYETATMLAQTIHLMRGTPYIFQGEEIGMTNPGFDHLADYRDVESLNYYQILRDQGLDDRQAMAIIKEKSRDNSRTPMQWDDSDQAGFTTGQPWIKLADNYERINVAREVAQGKIFPYYQALIKLRHDLEIIQLGDYEGLLLDHPQVLAYRRRLDDQELVVFSHFYPGQAEVNLNQTDLNLNQAWTKLIGNGELNELTSQFQLGPYETVAFISGGPAVGS from the coding sequence ATGACAAAAGCACTCGGCCAGTATGTAATCTACCAAGTTTATCCTAAATCCTTTAAAGATAGTGACGGCGACGGACATGGTGATCTACGCGGGGTGATTGAAAAGCTGGACTACCTGGCTCAGTTAGGGATTGATATGATCTGGCTCAATCCCTTTTATCCTTCGCCGCAAAAGGACAATGGCTATGATATTTCTGACTATACTGCTATCGACCCCCGTTACGGGACCATGACTGATTTTGAAGACCTGGTTGACCAGGCTGGTCAGCGGGGCATTGGCCTGATGCTGGACATGCCCCTCAACCATTCGTCTATTGACCATGACTGGTTCCAGGCAGCCCTTTCAGGGGATGAATATTACCAGGACTACTACTATATTCGGCCTGCCAAGGCGGACGGGTCTCTGCCCACCAACTGGGCATCTAAATTTGGGGGACCGGCCTGGGCACCCTTTGCTGGTGAGGAGGGGGAATATTACCTCCACCTCTATGACCGGACCCAAGCCGACCTCAACTGGCACAATCCTGCTGTTCGCCACGATCTCTACGATATTTTACGCTTTTGGCTGGCCAAGGGGGTCAAGGGCTTCCGCTTTGATGTTATGAACGTGATTGGTAAGGACGAGGTCCTGGTTGACTCGACCGGGGGACCGGGCTCCAGCCAGGAAAAACGCCTGTATACGGATACCGAAAATGCCCACCGCTGGGTCCATGAAATGAACCGGGCAAGCTTTGGCCAAAACCCTGACATTATTACCGTTGGCGAAATGTCGTCAACGACTATTGCTGATGGCATCCGCTATACCCAGCCCGACCAAGAAAAATTGGATATGATCTTCTCCTTCCACCATTTGAAGGTAGACTACCAGGACGGGGACAAGTGGACCACCATGCCTTTTGATTTTATGGCCCTCAAGCAAATCCTCAACGACTGGCAAAGGGGGATGGCGGCCGGCCAGGGTTGGAATGCTCTGTTTTTTAACAACCATGACCAACCCCGGGCTAATTCGCGCTTTGGCGACCCGGACAACTATCCTTATGAAACAGCCACCATGCTGGCCCAGACCATCCATTTGATGCGGGGGACGCCTTATATTTTCCAAGGGGAGGAGATTGGCATGACCAATCCCGGCTTTGACCACTTGGCGGACTACCGCGATGTTGAGAGCCTTAATTACTACCAAATTTTACGCGACCAGGGCTTAGATGACCGCCAAGCCATGGCCATTATTAAGGAAAAATCGCGGGATAATTCACGGACCCCCATGCAGTGGGACGATTCCGACCAGGCCGGCTTTACCACCGGCCAGCCCTGGATTAAGCTAGCTGATAACTATGAGCGGATTAATGTTGCTCGAGAAGTCGCCCAGGGTAAAATTTTCCCTTACTACCAAGCGCTAATTAAGCTGCGCCATGACTTAGAAATTATCCAGCTAGGGGACTATGAAGGCCTATTACTGGACCATCCTCAAGTCCTGGCCTACCGCCGTCGCTTGGACGACCAGGAGCTCGTAGTCTTTAGCCATTTCTACCCGGGTCAAGCTGAAGTCAACCTTAACCAGACTGATCTAAACCTAAACCAGGCTTGGACTAAGTTAATCGGCAACGGTGAATTAAATGAACTCACCAGCCAATTCCAGTTGGGACCATATGAAACCGTCGCTTTTATTAGTGGTGGGCCAGCAGTCGGCAGCTAG
- a CDS encoding Spx/MgsR family RNA polymerase-binding regulatory protein: MLSFYGLKNCSTCKKVLKHFEAVGLAVETIDIREHPPASDLIDLALDRYGNPRKVINTSGQAYRQSGLKDQLAGMTNQEISQLLAADGMLVKRPFITDGQTASAGAKLDELDQVWLDQE; this comes from the coding sequence ATGTTAAGTTTTTACGGTCTTAAAAATTGTTCCACCTGCAAAAAGGTCCTAAAGCACTTTGAAGCAGTCGGACTAGCAGTAGAGACAATCGATATCCGTGAGCATCCACCGGCTAGTGATTTGATTGACCTGGCCCTGGACCGCTACGGTAACCCGCGCAAGGTGATTAACACCTCGGGTCAAGCCTACCGCCAGTCTGGCCTCAAAGACCAACTAGCTGGCATGACCAACCAGGAAATCAGCCAATTATTGGCAGCGGATGGCATGCTGGTCAAACGACCATTTATCACTGACGGCCAGACTGCCTCAGCAGGGGCCAAATTAGACGAATTAGACCAGGTCTGGTTGGATCAAGAATAA
- a CDS encoding YihY/virulence factor BrkB family protein, whose protein sequence is MKKFKEEYLPIFQHSIQAADIGGSAAQMAYYMLLALFPVLLLVANIIPLLPFNRGEVLGMITMVLPQEIQPIIMPILLDFLTNPSAGAISITFIVSIWSASKAFNSAQKIMNKVYDVEDAPNVILNRLISFLLTIALVVAVGLLSIIFVFGGTIIDGLSNVLPIMAEFRSLVTTWTWPLLLLLVGITFIYIYQFVPRHHMAVKYQLPGALLASLGMLALSGLFSIYMTYFGGSFGSGTIGTFIILMFYLYLISILFIVGGVANVIGYRLSNRQEFYDQLPTYRQSRSANFPNLRDLTVAEAGLTRQSADVRFTTNRQFSREERGDY, encoded by the coding sequence ATGAAAAAATTTAAAGAAGAGTACTTGCCGATTTTTCAGCACAGTATTCAAGCCGCCGATATTGGTGGTTCGGCCGCCCAAATGGCCTATTATATGTTGCTGGCGCTGTTTCCAGTTTTGTTATTGGTCGCCAATATCATTCCCTTGTTGCCCTTTAACCGGGGAGAAGTCTTGGGCATGATTACCATGGTCTTGCCCCAGGAAATCCAGCCGATTATTATGCCGATTTTATTGGATTTTTTAACCAATCCATCAGCTGGGGCGATATCAATTACCTTCATCGTATCGATTTGGTCAGCCTCCAAGGCCTTTAACTCGGCCCAGAAGATTATGAACAAGGTCTACGATGTTGAAGATGCCCCTAATGTGATTTTAAACCGGTTGATTTCTTTCTTGCTGACCATCGCCTTGGTGGTGGCAGTTGGTTTACTATCGATTATCTTTGTTTTTGGTGGCACCATTATCGATGGTTTAAGTAACGTCCTACCGATTATGGCCGAATTCCGCAGCCTGGTGACTACTTGGACATGGCCTCTCTTACTTTTATTGGTGGGAATTACCTTCATCTATATCTACCAATTTGTGCCCCGCCACCACATGGCGGTCAAATATCAATTACCAGGCGCACTCCTGGCTTCGCTAGGCATGTTGGCCCTGAGTGGTTTGTTCTCTATCTATATGACCTATTTTGGTGGCTCTTTTGGGTCGGGGACCATTGGCACTTTTATTATCCTGATGTTCTACCTCTACCTGATCAGTATTCTCTTTATTGTCGGTGGGGTGGCCAATGTGATTGGCTACCGTTTAAGTAACCGCCAGGAGTTTTATGACCAGCTGCCGACCTACCGCCAGAGTCGGTCAGCTAACTTCCCTAATTTAAGGGATTTAACCGTGGCTGAAGCCGGCCTGACCCGCCAGTCAGCAGACGTGCGTTTTACCACTAACCGTCAATTTAGTCGTGAAGAAAGAGGGGATTATTAA
- the treP gene encoding PTS system trehalose-specific EIIBC component produces MSAFRQDAGDLLKHIGGRDNIQAMTHCATRMRFVLNDPDAADVEAIEEIPSVKGTFTQSGQFQVIIGNKVADFYNDFEALSGVTGTTKEAVKQEAAKHQQNKLQQAMTFLAEVFAPIIPAIICGGLILGFRNVLEGVPMEMLGQKIVDGVAQTAADGSAVYNTIVDVSPFWAGVNSFLWLPGEAIFHFLPVGITWSVTRKMGTTQILGIILGITLVSPQLLNAYAAPEAIASGAVPQWDFGFFQLDMIGYQAQVLPAMFAGLALAWLERFWRKHVPETVAMIFVPFLSLLPAIVLAHTILGPLGWQIGTWIGQVVYAGLTGPVSWLFGLIFGALYSPLVITGLHHMTNAIDSQLVADFGGTGLWPMIALSNIAQASAVMGVWWMTRKDEKENQITLPSAISAYLGVTEPAMFGVTIKYVYPFVAAMIGSGLAGLISTLSGITANSIGVGGLPGILVIQQPYWVWFLIAMAVAIVVPFVLTLTFKKLGFLTKSKLDFNIKF; encoded by the coding sequence ATGAGCGCATTTAGACAAGATGCGGGTGATTTATTAAAGCATATTGGGGGCCGGGATAATATCCAAGCGATGACCCACTGTGCCACCCGGATGCGGTTTGTCCTCAATGATCCGGACGCCGCCGATGTCGAGGCCATCGAGGAAATTCCATCGGTCAAGGGGACCTTTACCCAATCCGGCCAATTCCAGGTCATTATTGGGAACAAGGTGGCTGATTTCTACAATGATTTTGAAGCCCTTTCCGGGGTAACCGGGACGACTAAAGAGGCCGTTAAGCAGGAGGCAGCCAAGCACCAGCAAAATAAATTGCAACAGGCTATGACCTTCTTAGCTGAAGTCTTTGCGCCAATTATTCCCGCTATTATCTGTGGTGGTTTGATTCTTGGCTTCCGTAATGTCTTGGAAGGAGTGCCCATGGAAATGCTGGGGCAAAAGATTGTCGATGGGGTGGCCCAAACCGCAGCCGATGGGTCAGCTGTCTACAATACCATTGTTGATGTCTCACCTTTCTGGGCTGGGGTTAACAGCTTCCTCTGGCTACCAGGTGAAGCCATCTTCCACTTTCTACCTGTTGGCATTACCTGGTCAGTCACCCGCAAGATGGGCACGACCCAAATTTTAGGGATTATCTTGGGGATTACCCTGGTATCACCGCAATTGCTGAATGCCTATGCAGCTCCCGAAGCCATTGCCAGCGGGGCGGTGCCACAATGGGATTTTGGTTTCTTCCAATTAGACATGATTGGCTACCAGGCCCAAGTCTTACCGGCCATGTTTGCAGGCTTAGCCCTGGCTTGGCTGGAACGATTCTGGCGTAAGCATGTGCCAGAGACGGTGGCCATGATTTTCGTGCCTTTCCTATCCCTACTACCAGCCATTGTTCTGGCCCACACTATTTTAGGGCCTTTAGGCTGGCAAATTGGCACTTGGATTGGCCAAGTGGTCTATGCGGGCTTGACTGGTCCAGTTTCTTGGCTCTTTGGCCTGATTTTTGGGGCCCTTTATTCACCGCTAGTAATTACTGGTCTTCATCATATGACCAACGCCATCGACTCGCAATTAGTAGCTGACTTTGGCGGTACCGGCTTGTGGCCAATGATTGCCTTGTCTAATATTGCCCAGGCCTCAGCGGTAATGGGGGTTTGGTGGATGACTCGCAAGGATGAAAAAGAAAACCAAATTACCTTACCTTCAGCTATTTCTGCCTATTTAGGGGTCACTGAACCAGCCATGTTTGGGGTGACCATCAAGTATGTTTACCCATTTGTGGCTGCCATGATTGGTTCAGGCCTAGCTGGTTTAATTTCAACCCTATCCGGCATCACCGCCAACTCCATTGGGGTAGGGGGCCTGCCAGGTATCCTGGTTATCCAACAACCTTACTGGGTCTGGTTCCTAATCGCCATGGCGGTAGCCATCGTGGTCCCATTTGTTTTGACCCTAACCTTCAAGAAGCTTGGCTTTTTAACCAAGAGCAAGTTGGACTTCAATATTAAATTTTAA